The following proteins are encoded in a genomic region of Oncorhynchus masou masou isolate Uvic2021 chromosome 32, UVic_Omas_1.1, whole genome shotgun sequence:
- the LOC135525949 gene encoding KH domain-containing, RNA-binding, signal transduction-associated protein 1-like isoform X2 — MSSDAKPEPKKAKMENESKYLPELLAEKDSLDSSFTHAMKLISTEIERIQKGETKKETERETYLDLFTTKNIKVKERVLIPVKQYPRFNFVGKILGPQGNTIKRLQEETGAKISVLGKGSMRDKVKEEELRKGGEPKYAHLGMELHVFIEVFAPIPEAYLRMAHAMDEVKKFLIPDTMDGICQDQFMEIGYLNGGQDSQSRGRGGPPGRGRGAPPPNSVGARGRGMLPRGGAPRGGTQRGGASRGGPPRGGSARGAPAGRGGPPSTPARGGTTPRSRPPTPGTPRMLPSPAHSHQQHQHQHAPPPKAEAYNEYPAYEESYAEPAYEGYDNYYSQQPPQADTEYYDYGHGEAQEAYEPYAQDDWEGSWSSTGGKAPPARQDKRGAYREHPYGRY, encoded by the exons ATGAGTTCTGACGCTAAGCCCGAGCCTAAAAAAGCCAAAATGGAGAATGAAAGCAAGTATCTCCCTGAGCTTCTGGCAGAAAAAGACAGTCTGGATTCTTCATTCACACATGCAATGAAACTTATATCTACAG AGATAGAAAGGATTCAGAaaggagagacaaagaaagagacagaaagagaaacttACCTGGACCTGTTTACCACAAAGAACATCAAGGTCAAGGAACGTGTACTCATTCCAGTCAAACAGTACCCAAGG TTCAACTTTGTTGGTAAGATTTTGGGACCCCAGGGGAACACAATCAAGCGCCTCCAGGAGGAAACTGGAGCAAAGATCTCAGTATTGGGCAAAGGTTCCATGAGGGACAAGGTGAAG GAGGAAGAGCTGAGAAAGGGTGGTGAGCCCAAATATGCTCATCTGGGCATGGAACTGCATGTCTTCATAGAGGTGTTTGCTCCTATACCGGAGGCATACCTGCGCATGGCTCACGCCATGGATGAGGTCAAGAAGTTCCTCATCCCT GACACCATGGATGGTATATGCCAGGATCAGTTCATGGAGATTGGCTACCTGAATGGCGGTCAAGATTCACAATCCAGGGGACGAGGGGGCCCTCCAGGCAGGGGCAGGGGAGCACCCCCACCCAATTCAGTAGGAGCCAG GGGGCGAGGAATGCTACCTCGTGGAGGAGCCCCTCGTGGAGGCACCCAACGTGGTGGAGCTTCCCGAGGAGGACCTCCCAGGGGTGGGTCTGCTAGAGGGGCTCCAGCTGGCCGGGGTGGACCCCCCTCTACACCTGCTAGAGGAGGCACTACACCCCGTTCCAGACCACCCACCCCAGGGACACCAAGGATGCTCCCGTCCCCAGCCCACTCCCACCAGCAGCACCAGCACCAACATGCCCCACCACCCAAGGCTGAGGCCTACAATGAATAT CCTGCCTATGAAGAAAGCTACGCTGAGCCTGCATATGAAGGTTATGACAACTATTACAGTCAACAACCTCCACAAGC GGACACAGAGTACTATGACTACGGACATGGAGAGGCTCAGGAGGCTTATGAGCCCTATG CCCAAGATGATTGGGAGGGTTCCTGGTCCTCCACTGGAGGCAAAGCCCCTCCAGCGAGGCAGGATAAGAGGGGGGCCTACAGAGAGCATCCATACGGAAGATACTGA
- the LOC135525949 gene encoding KH domain-containing, RNA-binding, signal transduction-associated protein 1-like isoform X1, translating into MSSDAKPEPKKAKMENESKYLPELLAEKDSLDSSFTHAMKLISTEIERIQKGETKKETERETYLDLFTTKNIKVKERVLIPVKQYPRFNFVGKILGPQGNTIKRLQEETGAKISVLGKGSMRDKVKEEELRKGGEPKYAHLGMELHVFIEVFAPIPEAYLRMAHAMDEVKKFLIPQDTMDGICQDQFMEIGYLNGGQDSQSRGRGGPPGRGRGAPPPNSVGARGRGMLPRGGAPRGGTQRGGASRGGPPRGGSARGAPAGRGGPPSTPARGGTTPRSRPPTPGTPRMLPSPAHSHQQHQHQHAPPPKAEAYNEYPAYEESYAEPAYEGYDNYYSQQPPQADTEYYDYGHGEAQEAYEPYAQDDWEGSWSSTGGKAPPARQDKRGAYREHPYGRY; encoded by the exons ATGAGTTCTGACGCTAAGCCCGAGCCTAAAAAAGCCAAAATGGAGAATGAAAGCAAGTATCTCCCTGAGCTTCTGGCAGAAAAAGACAGTCTGGATTCTTCATTCACACATGCAATGAAACTTATATCTACAG AGATAGAAAGGATTCAGAaaggagagacaaagaaagagacagaaagagaaacttACCTGGACCTGTTTACCACAAAGAACATCAAGGTCAAGGAACGTGTACTCATTCCAGTCAAACAGTACCCAAGG TTCAACTTTGTTGGTAAGATTTTGGGACCCCAGGGGAACACAATCAAGCGCCTCCAGGAGGAAACTGGAGCAAAGATCTCAGTATTGGGCAAAGGTTCCATGAGGGACAAGGTGAAG GAGGAAGAGCTGAGAAAGGGTGGTGAGCCCAAATATGCTCATCTGGGCATGGAACTGCATGTCTTCATAGAGGTGTTTGCTCCTATACCGGAGGCATACCTGCGCATGGCTCACGCCATGGATGAGGTCAAGAAGTTCCTCATCCCT CAGGACACCATGGATGGTATATGCCAGGATCAGTTCATGGAGATTGGCTACCTGAATGGCGGTCAAGATTCACAATCCAGGGGACGAGGGGGCCCTCCAGGCAGGGGCAGGGGAGCACCCCCACCCAATTCAGTAGGAGCCAG GGGGCGAGGAATGCTACCTCGTGGAGGAGCCCCTCGTGGAGGCACCCAACGTGGTGGAGCTTCCCGAGGAGGACCTCCCAGGGGTGGGTCTGCTAGAGGGGCTCCAGCTGGCCGGGGTGGACCCCCCTCTACACCTGCTAGAGGAGGCACTACACCCCGTTCCAGACCACCCACCCCAGGGACACCAAGGATGCTCCCGTCCCCAGCCCACTCCCACCAGCAGCACCAGCACCAACATGCCCCACCACCCAAGGCTGAGGCCTACAATGAATAT CCTGCCTATGAAGAAAGCTACGCTGAGCCTGCATATGAAGGTTATGACAACTATTACAGTCAACAACCTCCACAAGC GGACACAGAGTACTATGACTACGGACATGGAGAGGCTCAGGAGGCTTATGAGCCCTATG CCCAAGATGATTGGGAGGGTTCCTGGTCCTCCACTGGAGGCAAAGCCCCTCCAGCGAGGCAGGATAAGAGGGGGGCCTACAGAGAGCATCCATACGGAAGATACTGA
- the zbtb8os gene encoding protein archease: MDDRELDLTESQKDTKSKYPAINKKYEYLDHTADVQLHSWGDSLEEAFEQCAMAMFGYMTDTETVEPIDTVEVESEGDDMESLLFHFLDDWLFKFSADLFFIPREVKVLHIDRMHFKIRSIGWGEEFNLVKHPQGTEVKAITYSAMQIHDIDKPEIFAIIDI, translated from the exons ATGGATGATCGTGAGCTTGATCTCACCGAGTCACAGAAAGATACCAAGTCGAAATACCCGGCGATCAACAAGAAGTATGAAT ATTTGGACCACACTGCTGATGTACA GCTCCACTCTTGGGGAGACTCTCTGGAGGAGGCCTTTGAGCAGTGTGCCATGGCAATGTTTGGGtatatgacagatacagagacagtggAGCCCATTGACACAGTAGAAGTGGAGTCAGAAG GTGATGACATGGAATCTCTTCTCTTCCACTTCCTAGATGACTGGTTATTCAAATTCAGTGCAGATCTTTTCTTCATTCCCAGA GAGGTTAAAGTTTTGCACATTGACAGGATGCACTTCAAAATCCGCTCCATTGG GTGGGGAGAAGAGTTCAACTTGGTCAAGCATCCACAG GGGACAGAAGTGAAGGCCATCACTTACTCAGCCATGCAGATCCATGACATCGACAAGCCCGAGATCTTTGCCATAATTGACATCTGA
- the LOC135525951 gene encoding histone-binding protein RBBP4 isoform X2 — MADKEAFDDAVEERVINEEYKIWKKNTPFLYDLVMTHALEWPSLTAQWLPDVTRPEGKDFSVHRLVLGTHTSDEQNHLVIASVQLPNDDAQFDASHYDSEKGEFGGFGSVSGKIEIEIKINHEGEVNRARHMPQNPCIIATKTPTSDVLVFDYTKHPSKPDPSGECTPDLRLRGHQKEGYGLSWNPNLSGCLLSASDDHTICMWDISAVPKEGKVVDAKTIFTGHTAVVEDVSWHLLHESLFGSVADDQKLMIWDTRSNNTSKPSHAVDAHTAEVNCLSFNPYSEFILASGSADKTVALWDLRNLKLKLHSFESHKDEIFQVQWSPHNETILASSGTDRRLNVWDLSKIGEEQSPEDAEDGPPELLFIHGGHTAKISDFSWNPNEPWVICSVSEDNIMEVWQMAENIYNDEDPEGAADTEVQA, encoded by the exons ATGGCTGATAAAGAAG CGTTTGATGATgctgtggaggagagggtgataaATGAGGAGTACAAGATATGGAAGAAAAACACGCCCTTCCTTTATGACTTGGTGATGACCCACGCCCTGGAGTGGCCCAGCCTCACAGCACAGTGGCTGCCTGATGTCACCAG ACCTGAGGGGAAGGATTTCAGTGTACACAGGCTGGTTCTTGGCACACACACATCAGATGAGCAGAATCACCTGGTCATTGCCAGCGTGCAACTGCCCAATGATGACGCACAGTTTGATGCTTCTCACTATGATAGTGAGAAAGGCG AGTTTGGAGGCTTTGGCTCAGTCAGTGGTAAGATAGAGATTGAAATCAAGATAAACCATGAGGGAGAGGTGAACAGAGCCCGCCACATGCCCCAGAACCCCTGCATCATTGCCACCAAAACCCCAACCAGTGATGTGCTTGTCTTTGACTACACCAAACATCCCTCCAAACCAG ATCCATCTGGAGAGTGCACCCCAGATCTGCGTTTGAGGGGACACCAGAAGGAGGGTTACGGTCTCTCCTGGAACCCCAACCTGAGTGGTTGCCTTCTCAGTGCTTCTGATGACCAT ACGATCTGTATGTGGGACATCAGTGCAGTTCCTAAGGAGGGGAAGGTTGTGGACGCGAAGACTATATTCACTGGACACACAGCCGTTGTGGAGGATGTTTCTTGGCATCTACTGCACGAGTCGCTCTTTGGATCTGTAGCTGACGACCAGAAACTCATGAT TTGGGACACGCGATCAAACAATACGTCGAAACCTAGCCATGCTGTGGACGCCCACACTGCAGAGGTCAACTGTCTGTCCTTCAACCCTTACAGCGAGTTCATCCTGGCCTCAGGCTCAGCAGACAAG ACTGTTGCTCTTTGGGACCTGAGGAACCTGAAACTGAAGCTGCATTCATTTGAGTCTCACAAAGATGAGATCTTCCAG GTCCAGTGGTCTCCTCATAATGAAACCATCCTGGCCTCCAGTGGCACAGACAGGCGACTCAACGTGTGGGACCTCAGTAAAATCGGAGAGGAGCAGTCGCCAGAGGATGCTGAGGATGGTCCACCTGAACTGCTGTTCATTCACGGTGGTCACACAGCTAAGATCTCAGACTTCTCGTGGAACCCCAACGAGCCCTGGGTCATCTGTTCGGTGTCTGAGGACAACATCATGGAAGTTTGGCAGATG GCTGAGAACATCTACAATGACGAGGACCCAGAGGGAGCAGCAGACACTGAGGTCCAGGCATGA
- the LOC135525951 gene encoding histone-binding protein RBBP4 isoform X1, which translates to MADKEAAFDDAVEERVINEEYKIWKKNTPFLYDLVMTHALEWPSLTAQWLPDVTRPEGKDFSVHRLVLGTHTSDEQNHLVIASVQLPNDDAQFDASHYDSEKGEFGGFGSVSGKIEIEIKINHEGEVNRARHMPQNPCIIATKTPTSDVLVFDYTKHPSKPDPSGECTPDLRLRGHQKEGYGLSWNPNLSGCLLSASDDHTICMWDISAVPKEGKVVDAKTIFTGHTAVVEDVSWHLLHESLFGSVADDQKLMIWDTRSNNTSKPSHAVDAHTAEVNCLSFNPYSEFILASGSADKTVALWDLRNLKLKLHSFESHKDEIFQVQWSPHNETILASSGTDRRLNVWDLSKIGEEQSPEDAEDGPPELLFIHGGHTAKISDFSWNPNEPWVICSVSEDNIMEVWQMAENIYNDEDPEGAADTEVQA; encoded by the exons ATGGCTGATAAAGAAG CAGCGTTTGATGATgctgtggaggagagggtgataaATGAGGAGTACAAGATATGGAAGAAAAACACGCCCTTCCTTTATGACTTGGTGATGACCCACGCCCTGGAGTGGCCCAGCCTCACAGCACAGTGGCTGCCTGATGTCACCAG ACCTGAGGGGAAGGATTTCAGTGTACACAGGCTGGTTCTTGGCACACACACATCAGATGAGCAGAATCACCTGGTCATTGCCAGCGTGCAACTGCCCAATGATGACGCACAGTTTGATGCTTCTCACTATGATAGTGAGAAAGGCG AGTTTGGAGGCTTTGGCTCAGTCAGTGGTAAGATAGAGATTGAAATCAAGATAAACCATGAGGGAGAGGTGAACAGAGCCCGCCACATGCCCCAGAACCCCTGCATCATTGCCACCAAAACCCCAACCAGTGATGTGCTTGTCTTTGACTACACCAAACATCCCTCCAAACCAG ATCCATCTGGAGAGTGCACCCCAGATCTGCGTTTGAGGGGACACCAGAAGGAGGGTTACGGTCTCTCCTGGAACCCCAACCTGAGTGGTTGCCTTCTCAGTGCTTCTGATGACCAT ACGATCTGTATGTGGGACATCAGTGCAGTTCCTAAGGAGGGGAAGGTTGTGGACGCGAAGACTATATTCACTGGACACACAGCCGTTGTGGAGGATGTTTCTTGGCATCTACTGCACGAGTCGCTCTTTGGATCTGTAGCTGACGACCAGAAACTCATGAT TTGGGACACGCGATCAAACAATACGTCGAAACCTAGCCATGCTGTGGACGCCCACACTGCAGAGGTCAACTGTCTGTCCTTCAACCCTTACAGCGAGTTCATCCTGGCCTCAGGCTCAGCAGACAAG ACTGTTGCTCTTTGGGACCTGAGGAACCTGAAACTGAAGCTGCATTCATTTGAGTCTCACAAAGATGAGATCTTCCAG GTCCAGTGGTCTCCTCATAATGAAACCATCCTGGCCTCCAGTGGCACAGACAGGCGACTCAACGTGTGGGACCTCAGTAAAATCGGAGAGGAGCAGTCGCCAGAGGATGCTGAGGATGGTCCACCTGAACTGCTGTTCATTCACGGTGGTCACACAGCTAAGATCTCAGACTTCTCGTGGAACCCCAACGAGCCCTGGGTCATCTGTTCGGTGTCTGAGGACAACATCATGGAAGTTTGGCAGATG GCTGAGAACATCTACAATGACGAGGACCCAGAGGGAGCAGCAGACACTGAGGTCCAGGCATGA